The Roseococcus microcysteis genome contains a region encoding:
- a CDS encoding protein phosphatase CheZ → MPDQNPEQIERAVREVLGSLSGDLTTTEISLLGELEALGREVARAKSEIAALRVDDINDRHIPTATDELDAVVEHTATATNEILDVCEGLEKLQTKLPAEHADALGVAVTRIYEACSFQDITGQRITKVVSALKVIEQRVSDVTRRFGTTESQPTPEPEVVITPETEGRALANGPQLPTAASSQADIDRLLASFD, encoded by the coding sequence ATGCCTGATCAGAACCCCGAGCAGATCGAGCGTGCCGTACGTGAGGTGCTGGGCAGCCTCTCCGGCGACCTGACGACCACCGAGATCTCCCTGCTGGGAGAGCTGGAGGCGTTGGGCCGCGAGGTGGCGCGCGCCAAGTCCGAGATCGCCGCCCTCAGGGTGGACGACATCAACGACCGCCACATCCCGACCGCGACGGATGAGCTGGACGCGGTGGTGGAACACACCGCCACCGCCACCAACGAAATCCTGGACGTGTGCGAGGGGCTGGAGAAGCTGCAGACCAAGCTGCCGGCCGAGCACGCCGATGCGCTGGGCGTGGCCGTCACGCGCATCTACGAGGCGTGCAGCTTCCAGGACATCACCGGCCAGCGCATCACCAAGGTGGTGAGCGCGCTGAAGGTGATCGAGCAGCGCGTCTCCGACGTGACGCGCCGCTTCGGCACGACCGAAAGCCAGCCCACGCCGGAGCCCGAGGTGGTCATCACGCCCGAGACCGAGGGCCGCGCGCTGGCCAATGGCCCGCAGCTGCCCACCGCCGCCAGCAGCCAGGCGGACATTGACCGCCTGCTGGCGAGCTTCGACTGA
- a CDS encoding chemotaxis response regulator CheY, giving the protein MAIDKNMNVLIVDDYKTMLRIIRNLLKQLEFDNVEEATDGAEALAKLRAGNFGLVISDWNMEPMTGLDLLKEVRADSRLKSLPFIMITAESKTENVVAAKQAGVSNYIVKPFNAETLKEKIEKVLVHA; this is encoded by the coding sequence ATGGCCATCGACAAGAACATGAACGTGCTGATCGTGGATGACTACAAGACCATGCTGCGCATCATCCGCAACCTGCTCAAGCAGCTCGAATTCGACAATGTGGAGGAGGCGACGGACGGCGCCGAGGCGCTGGCCAAGCTGCGCGCCGGCAATTTCGGCCTGGTCATCAGCGACTGGAACATGGAGCCGATGACGGGCCTGGACCTGCTGAAGGAGGTGCGCGCCGACAGCCGGCTCAAGAGCCTGCCCTTCATCATGATCACGGCCGAGAGCAAGACCGAGAACGTGGTCGCCGCCAAGCAGGCCGGCGTCTCCAACTACATCGTCAAGCCCTTCAACGCCGAGACGCTGAAGGAGAAGATCGAGAAGGTGCTCGTCCATGCCTGA
- the speD gene encoding adenosylmethionine decarboxylase: MDSLVRLGMNSDTLPSNAQTVSHGDAGHGSVSEAKDYFVERNGVRYAGTHLIIDLWGATNLDDPGHIDAVLREAAIATGATILHGHFHHFSPNGGVSGVLVLAESHVSIHTWPERDYAALDIFVCGDCDPYKAIPFLKRGFLAERVQLAEHKRGLIG, from the coding sequence ATGGACTCTCTCGTCCGACTGGGGATGAACTCGGACACGCTCCCGAGCAACGCCCAGACTGTCTCTCACGGTGACGCCGGTCACGGTTCGGTCAGTGAGGCGAAGGATTACTTCGTCGAGCGGAACGGCGTGCGCTACGCCGGCACGCATCTGATCATCGACCTGTGGGGTGCCACCAACCTTGACGACCCCGGCCATATCGACGCCGTGCTGCGCGAGGCCGCGATCGCCACGGGTGCCACCATCCTGCACGGGCATTTCCACCACTTCTCGCCCAATGGCGGGGTGTCGGGCGTGCTGGTGCTGGCCGAGAGCCATGTCTCCATCCACACCTGGCCGGAGCGCGACTACGCGGCGCTGGACATCTTCGTGTGCGGCGATTGCGACCCCTACAAGGCGATCCCGTTCCTGAAGCGCGGCTTCCTGGCCGAGCGCGTGCAGCTCGCCGAGCACAAGCGCGGCCTGATCGGCTGA